The Vicinamibacteria bacterium sequence GCTTCCACGACCGGCCCCCCCTCCTGTGCCACGTGCCCGGCCGGACGGGGCGCGCCGTGATCGGGAGCTTGGCAAGCTACCAGGAGACGCTCGGTCCGGACCGTCGGCTCGTGGTGGAGGGCTATCGGCCCCTAGACGTGGCTTTCAAAGTTGTGGGGACGGGCAGCGTGGGGACGCGGGACTATGTCGTGCTGTTCGTGGGCCGACGCCCCGACGACTACTTTCTGCTGCAGGTCAAGGAGGAGCTGCCCTCCTGCTACGTCCGCTACCTTTCCGAGGTCGCCCCCTATCGCCACCAGGGCCAGCGCGTGGCCGAGGGCCAACATCGGATGCAGACCTACTCCGACCCCTTCTTGGGCTGGACCTCGGTCGATGGCCGAGACTATCTGGTCCGTCAGCTTTGTGACCACAAAGCCAAGGTCGAGCTGGAGGACATGGAAGGGGCCGCCCTGGTGGAATACGCGCTGGTCTCGGGAGAGATCCTGGCCAAGGGCCACGCCCGCACCGGGGACGCGGCCGCCATCGCCGGCTACTGCGGCCGGGCGGCTAAACTCGACAAAGCCATGGCGGCATTCGCCGTGGCCTATGCCGACCAGACCGAGCACGACCACGAGCGGATGCTGCAGGCCATAAAACTGGGCCGGATCAAGTCGGCGCCCCCGGAGGGCTAGGGCCGCGCGAACCCCTGGGACCTCTTCAGGGTCTCAGAGCCTTGTCGACCGAGGGTGATGCTCGGGCTCTCCAGGGCAGCTCTCTTGCAGGCCTG is a genomic window containing:
- a CDS encoding DUF2252 domain-containing protein, which gives rise to MTAKAREDDGRARGRRLRRKVGRTAQGLWQPVKDRADPLAILQESNAERLPHLVPLKTGRMALSPFGFFRGAAPVMAADLARRPYTGLLVQLCGDAHVQNIGAFATPEGRLAFDLNDFDETIRGPWEWDLARLAASVVLAGREAGNGNRLCVEAVRTLARSYRESMDRFADMGLLDLARYEVHRHTKDGPVRGALGKAERATGIHAVEKLTVLTKSGRRFHDRPPLLCHVPGRTGRAVIGSLASYQETLGPDRRLVVEGYRPLDVAFKVVGTGSVGTRDYVVLFVGRRPDDYFLLQVKEELPSCYVRYLSEVAPYRHQGQRVAEGQHRMQTYSDPFLGWTSVDGRDYLVRQLCDHKAKVELEDMEGAALVEYALVSGEILAKGHARTGDAAAIAGYCGRAAKLDKAMAAFAVAYADQTEHDHERMLQAIKLGRIKSAPPEG